The proteins below come from a single Ignavibacteria bacterium genomic window:
- a CDS encoding flagellar protein FliS has translation MYSTAYARPAYNKANQYLAKEILEATPQQLLIKIYDFAIVNCQKHDMVRTNNAIQELINSLSFDRPDVSEISNGLLRLYKFCQDQMRQQNYDIVHKILSELRDTWMSAFEKK, from the coding sequence ATGTACAGCACAGCATATGCACGTCCGGCTTATAACAAAGCTAACCAGTATCTGGCAAAGGAAATACTTGAGGCTACACCGCAGCAGCTTTTAATAAAGATCTATGACTTTGCTATTGTTAACTGCCAGAAACACGATATGGTGAGGACTAATAATGCAATTCAGGAACTTATTAACTCTCTTAGTTTTGACAGGCCTGACGTCAGTGAAATTTCCAATGGTCTGCTGCGCCTTTACAAGTTCTGCCAGGATCAGATGAGACAACAGAATTATGACATAGTTCATAAAATTCTCTCTGAGCTCAGGGATACCTGGATGAGTGCATTTGAAAAAAAATAA
- a CDS encoding flagellar biosynthesis protein FliC: MSTFQINTNIGALNAYNALNKANAETQNAQLRLATRKRINSVADDVSGYNVGKSLDSKVQLMKSAQGNIGSAKNMLSTAESALQQIKDKLTQIRSYVADATDPTKDRTALADNIKSLGQEISNIMYSTKFNNTQLLSGASALSSVGAGGVGTSANLGSLANSFTFQTGADSFDRINLDFAAGLASTTGTSISNSGFSLSVASDIATALNSFASLTTTDDATSAQEIANLASVTSMTSGKADVSSALGKFEKIIGDALGKIGNFQQRLDVKDEYLTSAISNAQSSVSRLFDADMAMEQLNATKAQIGSSVATSMLSQLNSAPQNVLQLFR; this comes from the coding sequence ATGTCAACTTTTCAGATTAACACTAATATTGGCGCATTAAACGCTTACAACGCTCTTAACAAAGCTAATGCTGAAACTCAGAACGCTCAGCTCCGTCTGGCAACAAGAAAAAGAATCAACTCTGTTGCCGATGACGTATCAGGCTACAACGTTGGAAAGTCTCTTGATTCAAAAGTTCAGCTCATGAAGTCAGCTCAGGGTAACATTGGTTCAGCAAAGAACATGCTTTCAACAGCTGAAAGTGCCCTTCAGCAGATAAAAGACAAGCTGACACAGATCAGAAGCTATGTTGCTGATGCAACCGATCCTACAAAAGACAGAACAGCTCTTGCTGACAACATCAAGTCTTTGGGTCAGGAAATTTCAAACATCATGTACTCAACAAAGTTCAACAACACCCAGCTTTTATCAGGTGCTTCGGCACTATCCTCAGTAGGTGCCGGCGGTGTTGGTACAAGTGCAAACCTGGGATCACTGGCAAACTCGTTCACATTCCAGACCGGTGCTGATTCTTTCGACAGAATTAACCTTGATTTTGCAGCCGGCCTTGCAAGCACAACCGGTACATCAATTTCAAACAGCGGATTCTCACTCTCAGTTGCTTCTGACATTGCAACTGCACTGAACAGCTTCGCTTCTTTGACAACAACAGATGATGCTACTTCAGCTCAGGAAATTGCAAACCTGGCCAGCGTAACTTCCATGACTTCCGGCAAGGCCGACGTTAGTTCAGCTCTGGGTAAGTTTGAGAAGATCATCGGTGATGCTTTAGGAAAGATCGGTAACTTCCAGCAGAGACTTGATGTAAAGGATGAGTACTTAACATCAGCTATCTCAAATGCTCAGTCAAGTGTAAGCCGCTTGTTCGACGCCGATATGGCAATGGAACAGCTTAACGCTACAAAGGCTCAGATAGGTTCTAGTGTAGCTACTTCAATGTTGAGCCAGCTTAACTCTGCTCCTCAGAACGTACTTCAGCTCTTTAGGTAA
- a CDS encoding flagellar biosynthesis protein FliC produces MSSFQINTNIGALDAYNALNKANSEGMKAQLRLASRKRINSVADDVSGYNVGKSLDSKVQLMKSAQGNIGSAKNMLSTAESALQQIKDKLTQIRSYVADATDPTKDRTALADNIKSLGQEISNIMYSTKFNNTQLLSGASALSSVGAGGVGTSANLGSLANSFTFQTGADSFDRINLDFAAGLASTTGTSISNSGFSLSVASDIANALNSFAVLTSTDDATSAQEIANLASVTTMTSGQADVSSAIGKFEKLVSDSLGKIGNFQQRLDVKDEYLTSAISNAQASVSRLFDADMAMEQLNATKAQIGGQVATSMLSQLNSAPQNILQLFK; encoded by the coding sequence ATGTCATCATTTCAAATTAACACGAACATTGGCGCGCTGGATGCATATAACGCTCTGAACAAGGCAAACTCTGAGGGCATGAAGGCTCAGCTTCGTCTTGCTTCGAGAAAGAGAATCAACTCTGTTGCCGATGACGTATCAGGCTACAACGTTGGAAAGTCTCTTGATTCAAAAGTTCAGCTCATGAAGTCAGCTCAGGGTAACATTGGTTCAGCAAAGAACATGCTTTCAACAGCTGAAAGTGCCCTTCAGCAGATAAAAGACAAGCTGACACAGATCAGAAGCTATGTTGCTGATGCAACCGATCCTACAAAAGACAGAACAGCTCTTGCTGACAACATCAAGTCTTTGGGTCAGGAAATTTCAAACATCATGTACTCAACAAAGTTCAACAACACCCAGCTTTTATCAGGTGCTTCGGCACTATCCTCAGTAGGTGCCGGCGGTGTTGGTACAAGTGCAAACCTGGGATCACTGGCAAACTCGTTCACATTCCAGACCGGTGCTGATTCTTTCGACAGAATTAACCTTGATTTTGCAGCCGGCCTTGCAAGCACAACCGGTACATCAATTTCAAACAGCGGATTCTCACTCTCAGTTGCTTCTGACATTGCAAATGCACTGAACAGTTTTGCCGTCCTTACGAGCACAGATGATGCTACTTCAGCTCAGGAAATTGCGAACCTGGCCAGCGTAACAACCATGACTTCAGGTCAGGCTGATGTATCATCAGCTATCGGAAAATTTGAAAAGCTTGTTTCTGATTCTTTAGGAAAGATCGGTAACTTCCAGCAGAGACTTGATGTAAAGGACGAGTACTTAACATCAGCTATCTCAAACGCCCAGGCCAGTGTAAGCCGCTTGTTTGACGCCGATATGGCAATGGAACAGCTTAACGCTACAAAGGCTCAGATAGGCGGACAGGTTGCAACCTCAATGCTCAGCCAGCTTAACTCTGCTCCTCAGAACATACTTCAGCTCTTTAAATAA
- a CDS encoding glycosyltransferase family 2 protein: MPELTLSMIVKNEEKYLQGCLESVKGIADEIVVVDTGSTDATVEIAKSYGAKVLHFNWINDFAAARNFALKNSSGRWILYLDADERLSEKSIPLLRKVIKQNSKTGYNCIVNSPDPITGKPNYMRYQRLFLNNPRIEFRGTIHEQIVKSLIEEKYKIANSDIEILHLGYNISKDALKVKAQRNLEYLLKEIQSNSTAYNNFQLAQTYAVLDDKESAVEYFRRTLACSDATYFMKSHACRFIASYLSERDRLKEALDYGLQGLKYDSRQPLLNMVLAKILLKMGDSMNALKFCRSSLEANRMPKSKDYEIYVNDKLIIYLGLKASVIADNKAEFNYYFNELYKADSNEAGSNDFLNAVKALFLSEEINDSLLGKIGKITDENSFELVIALIDKYMLRKNKFQLLEAIPSNLRNSFHYLNSLGLAYFENGMEKEALNAYEMSLTYAIKDPASVFFMISMYVNSGDFIKTDKLLCQAENSFAYLPEVAAKLKMVKKQIQEFIK; this comes from the coding sequence TTGCCTGAATTAACATTAAGCATGATCGTAAAAAATGAAGAAAAGTATCTTCAGGGCTGTCTTGAATCGGTCAAGGGTATCGCCGATGAGATAGTTGTGGTAGATACCGGTTCAACCGATGCTACTGTTGAAATAGCAAAAAGCTACGGCGCAAAGGTACTTCATTTTAACTGGATAAACGATTTTGCCGCAGCCAGAAACTTTGCTCTTAAGAATTCATCGGGCCGCTGGATACTTTATCTTGATGCCGATGAAAGGCTGAGCGAAAAATCAATCCCTCTTTTAAGAAAAGTCATAAAGCAGAATTCGAAAACGGGCTACAACTGTATTGTAAACAGCCCCGACCCCATTACGGGAAAACCCAACTACATGAGGTACCAGAGATTGTTCCTGAATAATCCGCGGATTGAATTCAGGGGGACAATCCATGAACAGATTGTTAAATCGCTCATTGAAGAAAAATATAAGATAGCCAATTCCGATATAGAGATACTGCACCTGGGGTACAATATTTCAAAGGACGCGCTGAAGGTAAAAGCACAAAGAAACCTGGAATATCTGCTTAAGGAAATTCAGTCGAATTCTACGGCGTACAATAATTTCCAGTTAGCGCAGACATATGCGGTTTTAGACGACAAGGAGAGCGCGGTAGAATATTTCAGAAGGACTCTTGCCTGCAGTGATGCAACATACTTCATGAAGTCCCACGCCTGCCGGTTTATTGCCTCTTATCTTTCGGAACGCGACAGGCTGAAGGAAGCCTTGGATTATGGGCTTCAGGGACTAAAGTATGACAGCCGCCAGCCGCTTCTTAACATGGTCCTTGCAAAGATATTACTTAAGATGGGCGACAGCATGAATGCGCTGAAGTTCTGCCGCTCTTCACTTGAAGCAAACAGAATGCCCAAGAGCAAGGATTACGAGATATACGTTAACGACAAGCTGATAATTTATCTGGGGCTTAAGGCTTCGGTTATAGCCGACAACAAAGCTGAGTTCAACTACTACTTTAATGAGCTATATAAAGCCGACAGCAATGAAGCCGGCTCAAACGACTTTCTGAACGCTGTAAAGGCTCTTTTCTTAAGCGAGGAGATAAATGACTCGCTGCTCGGGAAAATTGGAAAAATAACGGATGAAAACAGTTTCGAGCTTGTAATTGCACTTATAGATAAATATATGCTGAGGAAAAATAAGTTTCAGCTGCTGGAGGCTATCCCCTCAAATTTAAGAAACAGCTTCCATTACCTTAATTCGCTGGGGCTTGCATATTTCGAAAATGGAATGGAGAAGGAAGCCCTGAACGCGTATGAAATGTCTTTAACTTACGCAATCAAAGACCCGGCTTCAGTATTTTTCATGATCTCTATGTATGTCAATTCAGGCGATTTTATAAAAACCGATAAGCTTCTTTGCCAGGCAGAAAATTCATTTGCCTACCTGCCGGAAGTTGCGGCAAAACTAAAAATGGTAAAAAAACAGATTCAGGAGTTCATAAAATAA
- a CDS encoding tetratricopeptide repeat protein, translated as MDDKYQLAVSFFQEGRLEQARNILLELLKIKRDNLSALFFLSVVEAKSGNFKASTELLKEVTRLEPSHKEALYNLALNYQNTGENETALEYFLKVLQYDPEFMPAHLKAALLYRQIGKPESAKFHFDTLIKNDPVLLKDYLEKYDQHIELESQILLSNAVRFFENQEYQKAKNMLLNILEGEPGNLHALSLMGSVCFRLKEYEESLKAYNRLLEQNVRTDNILFNAGLCFQSLKNRSRAAEYYKAALEINPDCLEALNNLALLYSSIGKHTEAKSLLERALKADEKYLTAKINLCTVNADLNLFDQTIRDCESILASPEAQEDHSIRALAYGNKGYALFRSKRNKEAIKYFDLAISENPQHQNAHFNKGLALMLQGELPEGLKEYEWRKLREEWALNRKVLKPLEKDSTLDGKTVLVFGEQGLGDVIQFARFIPELKKKNCQVILECEKSLWNILKEAEGIDKFVERNFSSQPDVHFDYEVFLISLLLYLDTSVEQLPPPIDIHISPDCQSKWNNILKDYKGLKAGIVWAGNPQHSNDRNRSCRLKNFRSLLDKEGLTFFSLQKEDRLKELPEFKDRIVDLNQYGLNDFEDTAAAIRCLDLVITVDTSIAHLAGSLGKPVWILLTYVPDWRWMLEGHDSPWYPSARLFRQKSVGSWESVFDEIGVALDEMLQKNNEITNPAIIEEKPATMNSKPIFLSLTTGENFGWGVVSNNLRKEFPGFIQFEDLAHNDPRYSGPVPGKVLHILRNADFSTSNGNWGENNYGMAVFETELPKEAIKKARDYDLIIAASTWNEEKLKSYGVFNSATAIQGIDPGMFYPEPEPKYNDDLFVIFSGGKFELRKSQDIVIKAVQILQQKYPDIVLINAWYNMWAQSVLPMSNSKYINFEWADGDWPEFITHLLNINGLDMKRVFSLPLVPNEKLREIYLKTDIGLFPNRCEGGTNLVMMEYMACGRPVIASFTSGHKDVLTDETSYKLKTLSEYKILDQTNGLLTTWEEPHLDEIIASIEYAYHNRESIRQKGKLAAEFMKGFTWKHTAETIARLLK; from the coding sequence ATGGATGATAAATACCAGCTTGCAGTCTCATTTTTCCAGGAAGGCCGGCTTGAGCAGGCCCGGAATATTCTTTTAGAGCTGTTGAAAATAAAAAGAGATAATCTTTCGGCCCTGTTTTTCCTCTCTGTTGTTGAAGCAAAGTCGGGAAACTTTAAGGCTTCAACCGAATTGCTTAAAGAGGTAACAAGACTTGAACCCTCACATAAAGAGGCACTATATAATCTGGCATTAAACTACCAGAATACGGGTGAAAATGAAACTGCACTAGAATACTTTCTTAAGGTGCTTCAATATGATCCTGAATTCATGCCCGCTCACCTCAAGGCGGCACTCCTGTACCGCCAGATTGGAAAACCTGAAAGTGCAAAATTCCATTTCGATACCCTGATAAAAAACGACCCCGTACTGCTCAAGGATTACCTGGAAAAATACGACCAGCACATTGAACTTGAGAGCCAGATCCTGCTTTCAAACGCTGTCCGCTTTTTTGAAAACCAGGAATATCAGAAAGCTAAAAATATGCTTTTGAATATCCTGGAGGGTGAGCCCGGTAACCTGCATGCCCTCAGCCTTATGGGAAGCGTATGTTTCAGGCTCAAGGAGTATGAAGAGTCACTTAAAGCTTATAACCGGCTTCTTGAGCAGAATGTCAGGACGGACAACATACTCTTTAATGCCGGCTTATGTTTCCAGAGTCTTAAGAACAGAAGCAGGGCGGCAGAATATTATAAGGCTGCGCTTGAAATAAACCCCGATTGTCTGGAGGCACTGAATAACCTTGCTCTTTTGTACTCATCAATCGGAAAGCACACCGAAGCAAAGTCTCTTCTTGAAAGGGCATTAAAAGCAGATGAAAAATACTTAACCGCAAAAATAAACCTGTGCACGGTTAATGCGGATTTGAATTTATTTGACCAGACCATCCGCGATTGTGAAAGCATATTGGCCAGCCCTGAGGCACAGGAAGACCATTCCATAAGGGCCCTTGCCTATGGCAACAAGGGCTATGCACTATTCAGGAGCAAGAGAAACAAAGAGGCAATTAAATATTTTGACCTCGCCATTTCGGAAAATCCACAGCATCAGAATGCCCACTTTAATAAGGGGCTTGCCCTCATGCTGCAGGGGGAACTGCCGGAAGGCCTGAAGGAATATGAGTGGCGAAAACTCAGGGAAGAATGGGCGCTAAACAGAAAAGTTTTGAAGCCTCTTGAAAAAGATTCTACCCTGGATGGAAAGACGGTGCTTGTTTTCGGGGAGCAGGGACTTGGAGACGTAATCCAGTTTGCGAGGTTTATCCCGGAGCTGAAGAAAAAAAACTGCCAGGTAATTCTTGAATGCGAAAAATCGCTATGGAATATACTGAAGGAGGCAGAGGGCATAGACAAATTTGTGGAAAGAAATTTCAGCTCTCAGCCGGATGTGCATTTTGATTACGAGGTTTTCTTAATCAGCCTTCTTCTTTATCTGGATACATCAGTTGAGCAGCTGCCGCCGCCAATAGATATTCATATCAGTCCTGACTGCCAGTCAAAATGGAACAATATATTAAAAGACTATAAAGGCCTTAAGGCCGGAATTGTGTGGGCAGGCAATCCGCAGCACAGTAACGACAGGAACAGATCCTGCAGGCTTAAGAACTTCCGGAGTCTGCTGGATAAAGAAGGCCTTACTTTCTTCAGTCTGCAAAAAGAAGACCGCCTGAAAGAACTGCCGGAATTTAAGGACAGAATAGTTGACCTTAACCAGTACGGCCTGAACGATTTTGAAGACACCGCAGCGGCAATCCGCTGCCTTGACCTTGTAATAACAGTGGATACATCCATAGCACACCTGGCCGGTTCACTGGGTAAGCCGGTCTGGATACTTCTAACCTATGTGCCCGACTGGCGCTGGATGCTTGAGGGGCATGATTCCCCGTGGTATCCTTCTGCCAGGCTGTTCAGGCAAAAGTCTGTCGGCAGCTGGGAAAGCGTTTTTGATGAAATTGGTGTTGCACTAGATGAGATGCTGCAGAAAAATAATGAAATTACTAATCCTGCAATAATAGAAGAGAAACCTGCTACAATGAATTCAAAGCCCATATTCCTTTCTCTTACAACCGGAGAAAATTTCGGCTGGGGTGTTGTAAGCAACAACCTTAGAAAAGAATTCCCCGGATTTATTCAATTTGAAGACCTGGCGCATAATGATCCCAGGTATTCCGGCCCTGTGCCCGGAAAGGTGCTGCACATTTTAAGAAATGCCGACTTCAGTACCTCGAACGGGAATTGGGGGGAGAATAATTACGGCATGGCTGTATTTGAAACCGAGCTTCCCAAAGAGGCAATTAAAAAAGCACGCGACTACGACCTCATTATTGCAGCTTCTACCTGGAACGAGGAAAAGTTAAAATCTTACGGAGTATTTAACTCCGCAACAGCAATCCAGGGAATAGACCCCGGAATGTTTTATCCCGAGCCCGAACCGAAGTATAATGATGATCTTTTTGTAATCTTCTCCGGCGGAAAGTTTGAACTGAGAAAAAGCCAGGATATTGTAATTAAAGCCGTGCAGATCCTGCAGCAGAAATATCCCGACATTGTGCTCATTAACGCCTGGTATAATATGTGGGCGCAAAGCGTATTACCAATGAGCAACTCGAAGTATATTAACTTTGAATGGGCAGACGGCGACTGGCCTGAGTTTATTACTCACCTCCTGAATATTAACGGCCTGGATATGAAAAGGGTATTCTCGCTTCCCCTGGTGCCAAACGAAAAGCTGCGCGAGATCTACCTTAAAACCGATATCGGTCTTTTCCCAAACCGCTGTGAAGGGGGAACAAACCTTGTAATGATGGAATACATGGCCTGCGGCAGACCTGTTATAGCATCGTTTACTTCGGGTCATAAGGACGTTCTGACAGATGAAACTTCATATAAACTGAAGACATTAAGTGAATATAAAATACTTGATCAGACAAACGGGCTCCTTACAACATGGGAAGAACCCCATTTGGATGAAATTATTGCCTCTATTGAGTATGCATACCATAACAGGGAGAGTATCAGGCAGAAAGGAAAGCTGGCCGCGGAATTTATGAAGGGCTTTACCTGGAAACACACCGCCGAAACAATTGCCCGGCTCTTAAAATGA
- a CDS encoding glycosyltransferase, translating to MKVVHICATDAGGAGKAAYRLHKGLILNGVDSCLLVAGKTTRDDSVRVIPEINPPVPGYCLNPDVYRSEKMMQQWNKWFTNMSRYPGRDPGLEIFTDVSSVDVDFDMLMEVREADIINFHWMSGLLNFNKISSQFRDKNIVWTLHDMNPITGGCHYAEECRNFHYECGKCPQIASGNPKDDSNENWKSKLNAYRKMNISFVTPSNWLRNEALKSSLAGNNSVSVIANGFPMDVFRNYDKKVLRKAAGISENSKVILFGVDSFTTRKGFSFLRDALELLAEKVKDNVTLLIFGNIPDGIKLPEAFTVLNAGRITDEKALAGVYNIADVLVIPSLDDNLPNVVPESLACGTPVVGFNSGGIPDMIEHKRNGYLAERKNYHDLAEGIYWVLFEADAEFLKTESLRIARDRFAAEKQAKEYMMLYEKILERKVQNSKSYSKSEKKKNKGSNVLVSAVVSVFNSEKFIRGCLDDLLGQTLYEKGELEIVLVNTGSEENEDAIIREYKSKHPDIKYIKTDERETIYQAWNRGVKASSGKFITNANTDDRHRRDALEVLSGHLDRNEDVDLVYSDLYVTKIENETFESRTVAGKLERPPYNPEHFFIACLMGPQPMWRKSVHEKIGYFDESLMSAADYEFWCRMAFVNNSKMLHIPEFLGLYYYNQNGIEMGNRPLSEKESDIIRNKYKMLLNDNKTQYNSSFKNLSKTKSKIGNVMNSFNEAPGRNSEIILAESLIESDRLNEAVDILMHLMQTDPGNVDAMNDLAVISIMAGDYEAAADFIERVIRIDPMNDVALDNMNCLSSLIDEKMAQLKNDSFQNTAEGFENYQTGNETQKPKGPYGDMIEKAEAFIESEDLTSARKVLETILLMEEGNLDALNDLSVIEIMEKNYQAAAELLERVIRKEPDNEVATENLLILQRELDKL from the coding sequence ATGAAAGTTGTACATATTTGTGCTACTGATGCAGGCGGGGCAGGGAAAGCCGCCTATAGGCTGCACAAAGGGCTAATATTAAACGGGGTTGATTCATGTCTTCTGGTAGCAGGCAAGACTACAAGGGACGACTCTGTAAGAGTAATTCCGGAAATCAATCCTCCAGTACCCGGTTATTGCCTTAATCCTGATGTTTACAGGTCCGAAAAGATGATGCAGCAATGGAATAAATGGTTCACAAATATGTCGCGTTATCCCGGACGGGATCCAGGTCTTGAAATATTTACCGATGTATCCTCGGTTGACGTGGACTTTGATATGCTAATGGAAGTCCGTGAAGCCGATATAATTAATTTCCACTGGATGTCTGGACTCCTGAATTTTAATAAAATCAGCAGTCAGTTCAGGGATAAAAATATAGTCTGGACTTTGCACGATATGAATCCTATTACAGGCGGATGCCACTACGCAGAAGAGTGCCGGAATTTCCATTATGAATGCGGCAAGTGTCCTCAGATTGCTTCCGGTAATCCAAAGGACGATTCAAATGAAAACTGGAAATCAAAATTGAATGCTTACAGAAAGATGAATATCAGTTTTGTCACTCCCAGCAACTGGTTAAGAAATGAGGCCCTTAAGAGTTCTTTAGCAGGAAACAACTCTGTCTCGGTTATTGCCAATGGGTTTCCTATGGATGTATTCAGGAACTATGATAAAAAGGTTTTGAGGAAAGCAGCAGGCATTTCCGAAAATTCTAAAGTAATTCTCTTTGGTGTTGATTCATTTACGACCAGAAAAGGATTTTCATTCCTGAGGGATGCTTTGGAACTTCTGGCTGAAAAGGTAAAAGATAATGTTACTTTGCTGATATTTGGAAATATTCCGGATGGAATAAAGCTGCCCGAAGCATTCACGGTATTAAACGCCGGCAGGATAACAGATGAAAAAGCGTTGGCCGGGGTTTACAATATTGCGGATGTACTTGTAATTCCGTCTCTGGATGATAATCTCCCGAACGTCGTTCCTGAGTCGCTGGCCTGCGGGACGCCTGTTGTGGGCTTTAATTCTGGTGGGATTCCCGACATGATTGAGCATAAAAGAAACGGATATCTGGCAGAAAGAAAAAACTATCATGACTTGGCAGAAGGCATCTACTGGGTGCTGTTTGAAGCGGATGCGGAATTCCTGAAGACGGAAAGCCTCAGAATTGCCAGGGATAGATTTGCCGCTGAAAAACAAGCGAAAGAGTACATGATGCTTTATGAAAAGATTCTGGAAAGAAAAGTTCAAAATAGTAAGTCATATTCAAAATCAGAAAAGAAAAAAAATAAGGGGAGTAACGTTCTGGTTTCAGCCGTGGTCTCCGTCTTTAACTCCGAAAAATTCATCAGGGGCTGCCTGGACGACCTCCTGGGGCAGACACTCTATGAAAAGGGAGAGCTGGAGATTGTTCTGGTCAATACCGGCTCTGAAGAAAATGAAGATGCCATAATCCGGGAATATAAATCAAAGCACCCCGATATCAAGTATATCAAAACAGATGAAAGGGAAACAATTTACCAGGCCTGGAACCGGGGCGTTAAGGCCTCTTCGGGCAAATTTATTACGAATGCAAATACGGACGACAGGCACAGGCGTGATGCCCTGGAAGTGCTTTCCGGTCACCTGGACAGAAATGAAGACGTCGACCTGGTGTATTCAGATTTGTATGTGACAAAGATTGAAAATGAAACCTTTGAAAGTAGAACTGTTGCCGGAAAACTGGAACGCCCTCCGTATAATCCTGAACACTTTTTTATCGCATGCCTCATGGGGCCGCAGCCGATGTGGAGAAAGAGTGTGCATGAGAAAATCGGATATTTCGATGAATCCCTTATGTCTGCTGCGGACTATGAATTCTGGTGCCGGATGGCATTTGTCAACAACTCAAAGATGCTGCACATTCCTGAGTTCCTCGGCCTCTACTACTATAACCAGAACGGAATAGAAATGGGAAACCGCCCCCTCAGTGAGAAGGAAAGTGACATTATCCGGAATAAATATAAAATGCTTTTGAATGATAATAAAACTCAGTATAATAGCTCTTTCAAAAATTTGAGTAAAACTAAAAGTAAAATAGGAAATGTGATGAATAGTTTTAATGAGGCACCTGGCAGAAATTCCGAAATCATTTTGGCCGAAAGCCTGATTGAATCTGACAGACTGAACGAGGCCGTGGATATTCTGATGCACCTGATGCAGACTGACCCTGGAAATGTTGACGCCATGAACGATCTTGCCGTAATATCCATAATGGCCGGGGACTATGAGGCAGCTGCGGATTTTATTGAAAGAGTAATCAGGATTGATCCAATGAACGATGTGGCACTCGACAACATGAACTGCCTCAGCAGCCTGATTGACGAAAAAATGGCCCAATTGAAGAATGATTCTTTTCAGAATACAGCTGAAGGCTTTGAAAACTATCAGACAGGCAATGAAACCCAAAAGCCCAAAGGGCCATACGGCGATATGATTGAGAAAGCCGAGGCGTTCATTGAAAGTGAAGACCTCACTTCAGCCCGCAAGGTGCTGGAAACAATACTCCTGATGGAAGAAGGGAACCTGGATGCCTTAAACGACCTTTCGGTAATTGAAATTATGGAAAAGAATTACCAGGCTGCAGCGGAACTCCTGGAAAGGGTGATCCGTAAAGAGCCTGATAATGAAGTGGCAACGGAAAACCTGCTTATTTTACAAAGAGAGCTGGATAAGCTTTAA